The Bacteroidales bacterium genome has a window encoding:
- a CDS encoding putative Ig domain-containing protein, with protein MKENMKRLILSILILLVLVAGTLAQNLPPVFISVPVTEATEEVLYEYTAVAEDVDELDVLTYSAPDPLPAWLTFNPGNQLLSGTPGNEDVGAHEVTIRVNDGTVDVDQVFTITVSNVNDPPVFTTVPDTVATEDVLYLSSVTATDADIGDVLTYSAPLLPAWLLFDAGTQVLSGTPGNSEVGYHSVTLRVNDGTVDVDTTFTIHVYNANDAPVF; from the coding sequence ATGAAAGAGAATATGAAAAGGCTCATATTATCCATATTAATCCTGCTTGTCCTGGTCGCTGGGACCCTTGCCCAGAACTTACCACCGGTGTTTATCTCTGTACCGGTGACAGAGGCCACGGAAGAGGTGCTCTATGAATATACCGCCGTTGCCGAAGACGTGGACGAGCTCGATGTGCTTACCTACAGTGCCCCCGATCCCCTGCCCGCCTGGCTTACCTTCAATCCCGGCAACCAATTATTAAGCGGGACTCCCGGGAATGAGGATGTGGGCGCTCATGAAGTCACGATCCGGGTAAATGACGGAACGGTGGATGTGGATCAGGTTTTTACCATCACGGTGAGCAATGTCAATGATCCGCCTGTCTTTACTACGGTTCCGGATACGGTGGCCACGGAGGATGTGCTCTATTTATCTTCGGTGACTGCCACGGATGCGGATATTGGAGATGTCCTTACCTACAGTGCCCCCCTCCTGCCGGCCTGGTTATTGTTTGATGCAGGCACACAGGTTCTGAGTGGAACACCGGGCAATTCAGAGGTAGGTTATCACAGTGTCACTCTGAGGGTAAATGACGGAACGGTGGATGTGGACACCACTTTCACGATTCATGTGTATAATGCCAACGATGCCCCCGTCTTT